The region CGGCCGGACGTACCGGGTCGAGCGCCGCGACCTGGCCGAGGTCCGGGCGGAGTACCGCTCCTCCGGCGCGGACGGCCTGGTCCGCCAGCGCCTCTACCCGATGCGGTCCGGGGTCGCCGCGCGCAACCTGGCCGCGGTGATGGACGAAGCGCTGGTCGCGCCCGCGTCCCGCACCGAGTACTACAGCGCCGGCGGCGGGATCGGGTGGTACCAGGAGGGGTTCGTCGGCCGCATGTTCGGCACGGACGCGCGTGACCCGCTGGTCGGCGTCTGGTCGGACGTCGAGCCGGCGACGTTCGCGCCCGGCAGGCGGTACCAGCGCACGTGGGGCGCGGCGGTCGGGGCACCCCGGTTCGACACGACGACGGTGGTCTCGTGGGCGACCGGCGGCGGTGTTTCGCGCGTGGGCAACAGGATCGAGGCCGCGGTGTCGCCGTTCGCGACCTCCCGCGCGGTGGAATCGTGGGTGCGCACCGGGTTCGGCACCATGGAGCTCAAGCGTGACGGCGTTTCGCTCGGTGTCGCCTGGGACCCGTGGCGGGGCCGGTGGGAGGTGCCCGCTGAGGCCGGCCGCTACGAACTCGCGCTCACCGCGTCCCGTGGCGCACCCCAACTGGAGTTGTCGACGAGCGTCCAGACGACGTGGGGCTTCACCAGCGACGGCGCGACCGCGCGACCGCCGCTGCTCCAGGTGGGCTACAACCTCCAGCTGGACGTCCGCAACAGCGCACGGGCGGGCACACCGCTGCCGGTCAAGTTCACCGTGACCCGGCAGGCCGGGGCGGGCAAGGCGACCGTGCGGGAGGTCGAAGCGTTCGCGTCGTTCGACGACGGGCAGAACTGGGTCCCGGTCCGGTCCGTCGTGCCGCGCGGCGGCAAGCCCGGTGACCACGTGTCGCTGCGGGTGGTCGCGTCCGACACGGACGGCAACACGGTCGACCAGACCGTGCTCAGGGCGTACCGGCTCCGGGCGTGACGCGCGCCGGTGGGGGCCGTGACAGGCCCCCACCGGCCACTTTCCTGGCGTCGCGCCGGCCGACTCTGACAGACTCGCGGCGTGAGAAGCATGCTCCGCGTGGGGACGGTAGTGCTGCTGCTCGGTGTGCTGTCGGCGTGCATCGTGCACGGCACCAAGGGACGGGCCGCCGCGTACACCAGGTGCATGCGCGACAACGGCATCCAGTTGACCGAGGCGATCGTCCGCTCCGACGGCACGGCCAAGATCGGCACCTTCCCGCCGGACACCGACGCGGAGCGGTTGAACGCGGCTCGCGGCGCGTGCCGCAAGCACGCGCCGAAGAGCTACACGAACCGCCAAGACCCCCGCGCCAAGGTCAACAACCGGAAGCAGGGCGTGTGCCTGCGCAAGCGCGGTGTGCCGGGCGGACTCCGCCGCGCGCTGGGTTCCGGCTACCGGTTCAACCCGGAGTGGCGGGAGGCGGTCATCCTCTGCGGCGACGCTTACACCTACCTCGAGCCAGGGCACGACGGCGTCGGCAACTGAGCCCCCGCGCCTCGGCCGGTGGCACGCTCAGCCGCACCGCCACAGCGTCGGGCTGGGGTAGGACGCCGAGCCGACCACGCTGCGCCCGCCGATGGTGCCGTTGTCGGCCGAGACCTCGACGCTCGGCTTGGCGGTCAGCCTCGCCGTCACGGTGTTGAGCTGCCACACCGCGTAGCTGCCCGCAGTGGACTCCGACCAGCCGACCGCCTGGCCCGAGCGGTTGATCGACGACAGGTCGGCGCTGGTCGCCGGACGGGACGGGGTGCCGTTCTGGTCCCACAGCACGCCTTTGCCGTCGTACCCGGACGCCGGGTAGGTCTCGCCGACCACGCGGCCGTTGGCCAACCCGTTGCCCCGCACGGTGGTCGTGTCCGGCGGGTTGACGAGCTTGCGGGCCGTGCCCGACTTCCACAGGTACAGGGCGGTGGCGCCGTAGGACTTCTCGCGCGTCGGGTAGTGCTCGACCAGGACCGTGCCGTCCTGGTCGATCGCGGTGGCCTTCGCCTGCCCGGCGGACGGCAGCCCGGTCAGCTTGACCGGCGCGGAACCGTTGGCGGGCCACAGGACCGGCGTGTAGACCGGGTGCGGCGCGGTGTCCGGCGGGACGCTCTGCGCGCTGCCGACGACGTCGCCGCTGTCGTTGATCCCCTCGGCCCGCGCGCCGGTCGCGCCGGCGGGCAGCGGCAACGCCTCCAGCCGGCCGTTGTTCGAGCGGAACGCCTTGGGCCCGGCCGCCCACCCGACCACCGTGCCGTGCCGGTTCACCCCGGTCACCACGACGTCGCTGCCCGCGCCCGCGAGCTGCCCGAGGTCGGTGACCTGGCCGTTGGACCAGCGCAGCGCGCGGGCGCTGTAGGACCAGCCGCTCTTCACGACGTAGCCGTAGCCCGCGTAGCCCCCGACGCTGTCGGCGGCCGTGACGGAGCCGCCGGGCAGCCCCGCCGGCAGGGGCAGGTAGCTCGCCGTGCACGTCGCCGCGGACCCGGACCCTGACGCGGACCCGGACGGCGCGGCGGACGTGGATGGGGTGGTGAACGCGGCGATCAGGACGGCCGCGAGAGCCGCGGCGGCGGTGCGCTGGAGGGTCATGGTGCTCCTCGGGAGGTGGTGAACTCAGACCGGATCACCGTCTGGCCGCTGCCTGACCGCCGGCTGACCGCCCGCTGATCGACCCCCGGTGACCAGCCCGTCGCGGGCCGTCGCCGGGGTTGGCGCACAGGTGAGGAACCCGCGGGTGCGCTGCCCGGCGTTGGCTAGGGTGGCCGGGTCGGCGTGAGCCTTTCGGGCCGGCAGCCGCAGACGTGCCCCGGGGGACGAGTACCGATGCTGACCGAGTTCCTGCGCGACCAGTGCTTCACCACGGCCTGGTTCGGGCTGATGGCCTTCGTGTGGTTCGGGTGGTCCCAAGAGGACCCGCCGCGCGCGTGGCGGGTCCGGCTCGGCGTCGGCTCGGGGCTCGGCGTCGCCTTCGCCGCCGGGTTCGGCGTCCTGACCGCGCTGAACTGGAGCCAGCCGACCGCGTTGCAGGGCAAGTACGTCTGGTTCGGCGTGCTGGTCGCGGCCGAGGTCGTGCTGGCCGGGCTCGGCTGCCTGCTGCTGGCGCGGCGCGGGCAGTCGCGGTGGATGGCCTGGTGGGTGGCGGTCGTCGTGGCGGTGCACTTCCTGCCGTTGGCACTGTTCCTGAGCGATTTCGGCGTGGCCGCCGTGGGCGTCGCGCAGCTGGCCGCGCTCGGGTGGGCCGTGCCCCGGCTGCGCGCGGTCACCACCACCAGCAGTCGCCTGGCCGGGCCGATCATGGGCGTGAGCCTGCTGATCAGCGCGGTGATCGGCGCGGCGCTCGCGCTGCCGAACCTCTGAACGGCTGTTCGGGAACCTTCGTCATCTGCCCGACCAGCCCTGGCTCACCGGACGGGGTGGACGTTCCGTTGGACACCGCCGCCGGCCGCGACAAACGCACCGCCCGCTCCCTGCTGCGCCGCGTCCGCGACCGCGTGGGCGGGCGACTCTCACCGGCGTAGTTCCTCAACAGCCACCGAAACGGCACGCCGTCGAAAACCCTGACTGTCGCAAACCCCAACGGCCGGTGGGAACACGAACGGCCCCGGGGAGACCGGGGCCGTTCGCGGCAGGGGCACAGGGGTCAGAGGGTCAGCGACCAGCTGTCGACCGTGCCGGTGTCCTTCGCCGCCGCGTCCTGCACCCGCAGCTTCCAGGTGCCCGCGCGGGACTCCGTCGACAGGTCCACCGCGACCGAGCCGGTCACGTTGTCGGCGCTGTCGTTCGCGTCGGCGTTCTTGATCCGGTACGCGCTGCCGTCCGGCGCGATCAGGTCGATGACCAGGTCGCCCCGGTAGGTGTGCAGGATCGACAACGCCACCGAGCCGGTGGCCGACGCGGTGCCGGTGCAGGTGCTCGCGATGGAGCTCTCCACCGTGCTGTTGTCGGCGATCGCCACGTCCGTGCCGTTGGACAGCGTCGCGCAGGTCGTGCCGCCGCCCAGGGTGGCGCCGGACTTCAGCGTCCACGTGTCGAGCCGGCCGGTGTCGTTGGTCTCGACGTCCTGCACGCGCAGCTTCCACGTGCCCGCCGCGGCCTTGCCGGCCAGGTTCACCGAGAACGTCTTCACCAGGTTGTCGGCGTCGCCGCCGGCCTTGTCGTGCAGCACGTACGCGGCACCGTCCGGCCCGATCAGCGAGACCACCAGGTCACCGATGTAGGTGTGCGGGATGGTCACGTCGACGGTCGCGCTCGCCGACGCCGTGCCGCACCGCGCGTCCAGGGTGATCGGGCTCTCCACGGTCGCGTTGTCGTTGACCGTGTAGTCCGTGTCGTTGCGCCCCTCGCAGCCGGTGGGCGGCGGCGTGGTGCCGTTCATGAACGCGGTGTACAGCAACCGGTTCGGGGAGCTGCCGATGCCGGTCAGCTTGCCCGGCGTGGAGTTGGTGACCAGCGCGTCGCGCACGGCCGCCGGGGTCGCCGACGGGTTCTGCCCCAGGTACAGCGCCGCCGCGCCCGCCACGTGCGGGGACGCCATCGACGTGCCGGTCATGGTCGCCGAGCCGGTGGTGCCGGTGTGCGACGCCGAGACGATGTTCTCGCCCGGCGCGAACAGGTCCAGGCACGTGCCGTGGTTGCTGGACGAGGACCGGGCGTCGTTCCGGTTCGAGTTGCCGACCGTGACGGCTTCGGGCACGGCCTGCGGGCTGTAGTAGCAAGCGTCGTCGGTCGAGTTCCCCGCCGCCTGCACGAACTGGACGCCACTGGCGATCAGCGCCTTCACCGCGTTGTCCACGGCGACGCCCGTGCACCGCTGCGAGCAGCCGATGCTGTAGTTGACGACGGCGGGCTTGACCCCGTTCGCCTTGACCCAGTCGATACCCGCGATGATGTCGTCGTTCGAGCCGGAGCCCCCGCAGTCGAGCACGCGGACCGCGTGCACGGTGGCCTTCTTCGCGATGCCGTAGGACGTGCCGGCGGCCGTGCCCGCGACGTGCGTGCCGTGGCCGTGGCAGTCCTGCGGGGTGGTGTCGTTGTCCACGATGTCCGCGCCCGCGCCGATCCGGCCGGAGAAGTCGACGTGGTTGGCGTTGATGCCGGTGTCCAGCACGTACACGTGCGCGCCCTGGCCCGGGTTGGCCGGGTAGCCGAACGAGCTGTTCAACGGCAGGTCGCGCTGGTCGATCCGGTCGTCGCCCCAGTTCGGCGGGTTGGTCTGGGTGTCCAGGGCGACCACCCGCTGGGCCTGTTCCACCGAGGCCACGTCCGGGTCGCCGGCGACGGCCTTCGCCTGGGCCGGGGTCATCTCGGCCGAGTAGCCGTTGATGATCTCCAGGTGGTGCCGGACCCGCCCGCCGTGCTTGCCGGTGACCGAGGCCGCCGACCGGGTGCCGCTCTTGAGCTTGACGATGTAACGATCCTTGATCGCGCCGGGCGCGTCCGCGCCCAGGATCGTCACGTCTGCGGACGCCGGGACCGCAGCGGTGGCCGTGGCGACCGCTGCGGCGGCCACCATCACCGCCGCCCGCAAGAGTGTGTTCTTCATTCTTGCCGGATTCCTCACTGTGCAGGGAAGGAGCGCGCACGACCGAACCGGCCGGCGGCCCGGCTCGACCTCTGAAAATTGTGCGCGCCGGAATACTGCCAGCCCGTTCGTGGTTTGCAAAGGGTCGCGCGGCTTATCCCTGTTAAAGCTTAAACCGGTTCCCGGCTAACAGTTGAATCACCACTCCCAGCGAATCCCGAACGCGCCCGCGCCCAGGTCGAGCCCAAGCGCGTGCACGGTGTAGGAGTCGTCCCAGGTCAGCGGGCGCACCAGGTGCCGGTCGCCGATCTCGGAGAACTGCTCGCAGCGGGCCGGCAGCGCCGCCGGGTCGAACCGCACCTCGATCAGCAGTTCCCGGGTGGGCATCCGCGTGCGCCGCTCGTGATTGGTCGCCGGAACCGTGCCGACTTGCTCGATCTCGTACTCCACGATGATCGTCTCGTGCCGTGCCAACGGGCGCGGGAATTGCAGTTCCGCGGCCGCCAGGCCGGAATCCTCGTCCCGGTTGAGGGCGACCACGGACAGGTTGCGGGTGGGCACCAGGATCGGCGGCGGCTGGGCGTCGGCCCAGAACAGCAGCACGATGCTGCTCACGCCGTCCTCCTCGGCCCGCAGGATGTGCCGGGTCCACTGCCGGCGCTCCGCGCGGTCCGGGCCGATCTCCACCCGGGAGACGATGCTCAGCCGGGTCAGCCGGGTCTCGTCGCGCGGCCCGAGGCCGTCCAGCGCGCGGTGCCGCGACCGGGCGTCCGGCCACATCTTCGACATCGGCTCGGCGGTGGGCGTGCGGTGCGCGAGCCGCCCGCGCGGCCGGGGCGCGTCCAGCAGGCCGGCCAGTTCGCCGCCGCGCAGCCCCAGGTACCGCTCGACGTTGCGCAGCGCCGCCAGCGACACCGCCCGCTCGGGCTGGCTGCGCCCGGACTGCCAGTAGCTCAGGGTGGCGAGGCTGACCGGGGTCCCCTGCCCGCGCAGGTGGTCGGCCAGCCGTTCCAGGGTCGCGCCGCGCTGCCGGATGGCCCGCCGCAGCAGTTCGGCGAACGGGCTCAGGCGGGTACCGGCCGACTCTGGCACCCACCGGACACTAGTCCGCCCGGTCCACGGATTCCAGCGTCGTCCGGCGCATCCGGCACCGCGCGCGGTGATCGTCCGGGGTGGTCCTGCGCGGTGATCGTCCGCAGTGGTCGTCGGCAGTGGTCGTCGGGGGCGGGCAAGGGTGCGGACGGCCGTGGTCGAGCCGTGCGAACGGGCCTATCCATCGCCTGCGCCCAACCGGAAGGCTCGGATCGTCACGGTTCGTCCGACTCGCTCGCCGGGACCTCCCGAGGGCTTGGAGAGAGGCGTTCACAGATGCGGAGACAGGCTCTCCGGAGGGTCACAGCGCTCGCCGCGACCGGCGTGCTGGTGATCAGTCCACTGGCGGTGGGAACGGCGTCGGGCGCACCCGCCACCCCGCCCGGCGCCGCGCCCGGCGTCATCGGTGCGTCGGCCGTCCAAGGCGACACCCACGGCGACGGCGACGTCGACAACCGTCCCGGCGCGACACCGCCGACCGACCGGCAGGTGGCGCTCGCGGGCGACCGGGGCACGACCGTCCGGTGGAACCGCTACGGCGCACCCGCCACCCTGGTCCCGCGCGCCGACGTGCAACGGCGCGACGCGGGGCAGGACCCGGTGGCGGTCGCGCGCGGCTACCTGGAAGACAACCGCGACCTGTTCGGACTGGCCGCCGGGGCGCCTGCCGCGATGCAGGTCGTGGTCAGCCGCCCGATGGGGCAGGGCTCGTACGTCATGCTCCGCCAGGATTTCGGCGGCACACCGGCGCTGCTGGACGGACTGGCCACCTTCGGCATCCGGGACGGCGTCGTGGTCTACCTCAGCTCCACGCTGAGCCCGACCCGCGCCGACCCCGAGCCCGCCACCCTCGCCCCGGACCGGGCGCTGGCCGCCGCGACCGCCGACGCCGGCCTCGCGAACGCCGCCACGTCCCGGGTCCGGCTGGGCGCGGTGCCCATGCCGGACGGCCCGGCGCGCGCGGCCTACCAGGTCGTCCTGGTCGGCGGCGACGAGTCGCACCCGGCCGGCTACACCAGCTACGTCGACGCCCGGACCGGCGCGCTGCTGGTCCGCGAGGACCTCGTGGACCACGACTCGGACAACCCGGAGTGGGACGTCTTCCCGGCCAACCCGCCGGCCGACTACTCCACCCGCGACAACCGCGTGACGTGGTGCCTGGTCAAGGTGCGCGGCTGTGAACGGGCGGTGCGCACGGCCGACCGCGGTGCCGCCTGGGACGCCGACGCGACGGGCTCGTCCAAGACCTCGGCGGGCAACTCCGGCCGTGCCACCGAGAAGTGGGACGACCTGGCCGGCGGCACGGTGGGCACCCGCACCGCCGCCGCCAGCCCGTCGCGCGAGTACACCTACCCGTGGACCAACCAGTGGCACGAGAAGCGCTGCGACCCGGCGGTGTTCGACACCCCGCAGCAGAACGACATCGACGCCGCGCTGACCAACCTGTTCGCCATGCACAACCGGATGCACGACTGGTCCTACCACCTCGGGTTCACCGAGGAGACCTGGAACATGCAGGCGGACAACGGAACCCACGGCGGGCTGGGCGGCGACGCCGAGCGCGGCAACGCGCAGGCCGGCGGTCGGGTCGGCGGCGCGCCGCCGGGCTTCCCGTCGCGCAACAACGCCAACCAGATCACCCCACCCGACGGCGTCGCGCCGACGACGAACATGTACCTGTGGCAGCCGGTGCCCGGCGCGTTCTACGGCCCGTGCGTCGACGGCGACTACGACATGTCGGTCATCGGGCACGAGTACGGCCACGCGATCAGCGGCCGGCTCATCGCCGGTCCGGACAGCGGCTGGTCCGGCGCGCAGGCGGGTGCGATGAACGAGTCGCATTCGGACCTGTTCGCGGTGGAGTACCTGTACGAGTACGGTTTCGTGCCGCGCGGTGACACCCGGTACGTCGTCGGCGGGTACGTCACCGGCGACGCGAAGTCCGGCATCCGCAACTACGACCTGAGCCGAAGCCCGCTCAACTACAGCAACGTGGCCTACGACCTGGTCGGCGCGCAGGTGCACGCGGACGGCGAGATCTGGAGCGCCACCAGCTTCGACGTGCGCAAGGCGATGATCGAGCGCTACGGCAACGGCACGCCCGCGCGGCAGCGGGCGTGCGCCGACGGCAGGCAGCCGGTGGAGGAGTGCCCCGGCAACCGGCGCTGGATCCAGCAGGTGTTCGACTCGTTGCTGCTCAACGCTTCCGGCGCGGTGAGCTACGTCGACATGCGCGACGCCACGATCGCCGCCAACGAGGTCCGCTTCGGCGGCGCGGACGTCCCGCTGCTGTGGAACGCCTTCGCCCGGCGCGGCCTGGGCCAGGGCGCGGCCAGCAACGGCCCCAACGACCAGGACCCGACGCCGAGCTTCGCCTCGCCGCACGCCCGCAACGCCACCCTGCGGCTGGCCCCGAACGACGCCAAGACCCCGGTCCGGCTGTACGTGGGCGACTACGAGGCCCGCTCGACCCCGGTGGCCGACACCGACCCGGCCACGCCGCTGCCCGACACCGTCCAACTCGCCCCCGGCTCCTACCGCTTCGTGGTCGCCGGTGTGGGTTACGGCAGCACCCGCCTGCGCCGCACGGTGGAACCCGGCGAACGCGACACGATCCGGCCGCCGAGCACGCGCAACCTGGCGTCCAAGGCGCTCGGCGCGACCGCGGCCGGCGACGGCGTGAACCTCGACAAGCTCATCGACGACACCGAGGCGTCCGGCTGGGCGGCGCTCGGCGCGCCGGTCGCGGGCCGGTCGGTCCGGGTCGACCTGGCCGGCACCGAACCGCAGCGGGTGGGACGCGTGCAGCTCAGCGCGTTGCTGCGCCCGGCGATCGACCCCGATGCCGACCCCGGCACGCAGAGCCGGTTCACCGCGGTGCGGCAGTTCGAGGTGTTGGCGTGCACCAGCGCGTCCGGCGCGAACTGCGACAGCGCGGCGTCCTACCGGAAGGTGTTCACCAGTCCCGCCAACGCCTTCCCGGCCAACGGCCCCCGGCCGACCGCCTCGGACCTGACCCTGCGGTCGTTCCACATCCCGCCCACCAAGGCCACCCACCTGATGGTCCGGGTGCTGACCAACCAGTGCACCGGCGCACCGGAGTACGCCGGCTCGCAGCACAACGACCCGCGCTCGACCAGCGACTGCGCCACCGGCAACCCGGCGGCGGCGCAGGCCGTGCGGATCGCCGAGTTCCAGGCGTTCCGGAACTGATCGACGCGCACGCCGTCCGGGTGCTCTCGACGCACGCGGACGGCGTGCGTCTCGCCGTGCTTGACGGTGTGTAGTCGATCGTTCTACGTTCGGTGGCGGCCGGCTGTCGAACTCCGGAGGCGTGATGTCCACCGAGACTCCGTCACGGCGAGGTTTCGCCAGGATCGTCGCGGCGAGCGTGGCCGGCACGACGATCGAGTTTTACGACTTCTTCCTCTACGGCACGGCCGCCGCGCTGGTGTTCGACAAGGTGTTCTTCCCGAGCAGCGACCCGTTGACGGGTGTGCTGCTGGCGCTGGTCACCTACGCCGTGGGGTTCCTGGCGCGGCCGCTGGGCGGCGTGGTGTTCGGCCACCTCGGCGACCGGTTCGGCCGCCGGCGCACGTTGTCGTTGAGCCTGATCGTGATGGGCTCGGCGACGGTCGCGATCGGGCTCATCCCGTCGTACGCCTCGATCGGCGTCGCCGCGCCGGTCCTGCTGACGGTCCTGCGCCTGGTGCAGGGGTTGGCGCTGGGCGGCGAGTGGGGCGGCGCGGTGCTCCTGGTGGCGGAGCACGGATCGGCGGCACGGCGCGGGTTCTGGAGCAGTTGGCCGCAGACCGGCGGGCCGCTGGGCAACATGATCGCGACCGGGGTGCTGGCGGTGCTCGGGCTCGGGGTCACCGACGAGCAGTTCCTCGGCTGGGGCTGGCGGATCCCGTTCCTGCTCTCGGCGGTGCTCGTGGTGATCGGGATCTGGCTGCGGCACGCGGTGGAGGAGTCCCCGCTGTTCCTGGCCGCCCGCGAGGCCGCCCAGGAGTCCGGCCGCGAGTCCGGCCGTGAGCCCGGTGGTGAGCCCGGCCGTGGAGTGGCACCGGACCGGGCGCCGATCCGGACGGTGCTGCGCGACCACCGCAAGCCGGTGCTCATCGCCGCGCTGGCGAACGTCGGGGAGAAGGCGACCTACTACACGTTCAGCATCTTCCTGATCTCGTACCTGACCCAGATCGTGCACCTGCCGAAGGGCACCGTGCTCTCCGCCGTCACGATCGCGTCGGTCTTCCAGGTGGTGGCGATCCCGACCGGCGGGCTGCTCGCCGACCGGTTCGGCCGCCGGCCCTGCTCGGTCGTGCTCGCCGTGCTCATCGCGGTGTGGGCGTTGGTGGGCCTGCCGCTGGTGGACGGCGGCGGGTTCGCCGGCGTGGTGCTGGTGATCGTCGTCGGGCTGACCCTGCACGGCCTGATCACCGGCGCGCAGTCGGCGTTCTTCGCCGAGCTGTTCCCCAGCGAGGTGCGCTACACCGGGGCGTCGCTGGGCTACCAGTCGGCGACCGTGGTCGGCGGTTCGCTCGCGCCGGTCGTCGGCGTGGCCCTGCTGCACCGCTTCCCGTCCACGGTCCCGGCCGCGTTGTTCCTGTGCGCGACGCTCGCGTGCACGGTCGTCGCGTTCCTGTGGGCCGGTGAAACCCGCCAACGCGACCTCCGGGACATCCCCGCGCCTTCCCGGGTCGAGTCCGAGGGCTCGCGTTAGCCAAGTGCGGTTGCGGACACGGTCGGGCCGATACCGTCGTCCACGACGTCGACGCGCCCGCCGGCAGCTCTGACCGGCAGGGTCGACACCCTGTCGAAAGGCAGGGCGAGCGCTTCACCTTCGGCAGCGGTGGCAGTCGATCATCGTCGCTAACTTCGTTCGCATGGAACAACTTCCGGCCGGGGCGGCGATCCCGGTGGACGACGTGCCCGACGTGAGCGCCGAGTGGTACCTCGACATCGCACGGCTCGGCGTGACCAGCCCGGAGCCCGTGCAGGTGTTCGGCGCGTTCTTCACCGACGCGGTGCTGGTCCTGTTCGCGCTCGGCTCCCTGCTGCTGTGGTGGCGGGCGCGGCGGGGCTCGGCGGCGGCGATGGCGCGCGCGGTGCTCGTGCCCGTCGTGACCGTGGTGGCGTACGTGATCAGCGAGACGGTGAAGGTGGGGTGGCAGGTGGACCGGCCGTGCCGGGCGTTGGGCGAGGTGGTGACGGTGGTGGCGTGCCCGGTGGT is a window of Saccharothrix espanaensis DSM 44229 DNA encoding:
- a CDS encoding MFS transporter; this translates as MSTETPSRRGFARIVAASVAGTTIEFYDFFLYGTAAALVFDKVFFPSSDPLTGVLLALVTYAVGFLARPLGGVVFGHLGDRFGRRRTLSLSLIVMGSATVAIGLIPSYASIGVAAPVLLTVLRLVQGLALGGEWGGAVLLVAEHGSAARRGFWSSWPQTGGPLGNMIATGVLAVLGLGVTDEQFLGWGWRIPFLLSAVLVVIGIWLRHAVEESPLFLAAREAAQESGRESGREPGGEPGRGVAPDRAPIRTVLRDHRKPVLIAALANVGEKATYYTFSIFLISYLTQIVHLPKGTVLSAVTIASVFQVVAIPTGGLLADRFGRRPCSVVLAVLIAVWALVGLPLVDGGGFAGVVLVIVVGLTLHGLITGAQSAFFAELFPSEVRYTGASLGYQSATVVGGSLAPVVGVALLHRFPSTVPAALFLCATLACTVVAFLWAGETRQRDLRDIPAPSRVESEGSR
- a CDS encoding helix-turn-helix domain-containing protein, producing MPESAGTRLSPFAELLRRAIRQRGATLERLADHLRGQGTPVSLATLSYWQSGRSQPERAVSLAALRNVERYLGLRGGELAGLLDAPRPRGRLAHRTPTAEPMSKMWPDARSRHRALDGLGPRDETRLTRLSIVSRVEIGPDRAERRQWTRHILRAEEDGVSSIVLLFWADAQPPPILVPTRNLSVVALNRDEDSGLAAAELQFPRPLARHETIIVEYEIEQVGTVPATNHERRTRMPTRELLIEVRFDPAALPARCEQFSEIGDRHLVRPLTWDDSYTVHALGLDLGAGAFGIRWEW
- a CDS encoding S8 family serine peptidase, translating into MKNTLLRAAVMVAAAAVATATAAVPASADVTILGADAPGAIKDRYIVKLKSGTRSAASVTGKHGGRVRHHLEIINGYSAEMTPAQAKAVAGDPDVASVEQAQRVVALDTQTNPPNWGDDRIDQRDLPLNSSFGYPANPGQGAHVYVLDTGINANHVDFSGRIGAGADIVDNDTTPQDCHGHGTHVAGTAAGTSYGIAKKATVHAVRVLDCGGSGSNDDIIAGIDWVKANGVKPAVVNYSIGCSQRCTGVAVDNAVKALIASGVQFVQAAGNSTDDACYYSPQAVPEAVTVGNSNRNDARSSSSNHGTCLDLFAPGENIVSASHTGTTGSATMTGTSMASPHVAGAAALYLGQNPSATPAAVRDALVTNSTPGKLTGIGSSPNRLLYTAFMNGTTPPPTGCEGRNDTDYTVNDNATVESPITLDARCGTASASATVDVTIPHTYIGDLVVSLIGPDGAAYVLHDKAGGDADNLVKTFSVNLAGKAAAGTWKLRVQDVETNDTGRLDTWTLKSGATLGGGTTCATLSNGTDVAIADNSTVESSIASTCTGTASATGSVALSILHTYRGDLVIDLIAPDGSAYRIKNADANDSADNVTGSVAVDLSTESRAGTWKLRVQDAAAKDTGTVDSWSLTL
- a CDS encoding phosphatase PAP2 family protein; amino-acid sequence: MEQLPAGAAIPVDDVPDVSAEWYLDIARLGVTSPEPVQVFGAFFTDAVLVLFALGSLLLWWRARRGSAAAMARAVLVPVVTVVAYVISETVKVGWQVDRPCRALGEVVTVVACPVVGDWSFPSNHAAIAGAAAVGIAWCSGRLGVLAGAVAVAAAFSRVFVGAHYPHDVAAGLLCGAVVALGLPVGARAVAPVVARLRQHTVGGVLLGGR
- a CDS encoding M36 family metallopeptidase, which codes for MRRQALRRVTALAATGVLVISPLAVGTASGAPATPPGAAPGVIGASAVQGDTHGDGDVDNRPGATPPTDRQVALAGDRGTTVRWNRYGAPATLVPRADVQRRDAGQDPVAVARGYLEDNRDLFGLAAGAPAAMQVVVSRPMGQGSYVMLRQDFGGTPALLDGLATFGIRDGVVVYLSSTLSPTRADPEPATLAPDRALAAATADAGLANAATSRVRLGAVPMPDGPARAAYQVVLVGGDESHPAGYTSYVDARTGALLVREDLVDHDSDNPEWDVFPANPPADYSTRDNRVTWCLVKVRGCERAVRTADRGAAWDADATGSSKTSAGNSGRATEKWDDLAGGTVGTRTAAASPSREYTYPWTNQWHEKRCDPAVFDTPQQNDIDAALTNLFAMHNRMHDWSYHLGFTEETWNMQADNGTHGGLGGDAERGNAQAGGRVGGAPPGFPSRNNANQITPPDGVAPTTNMYLWQPVPGAFYGPCVDGDYDMSVIGHEYGHAISGRLIAGPDSGWSGAQAGAMNESHSDLFAVEYLYEYGFVPRGDTRYVVGGYVTGDAKSGIRNYDLSRSPLNYSNVAYDLVGAQVHADGEIWSATSFDVRKAMIERYGNGTPARQRACADGRQPVEECPGNRRWIQQVFDSLLLNASGAVSYVDMRDATIAANEVRFGGADVPLLWNAFARRGLGQGAASNGPNDQDPTPSFASPHARNATLRLAPNDAKTPVRLYVGDYEARSTPVADTDPATPLPDTVQLAPGSYRFVVAGVGYGSTRLRRTVEPGERDTIRPPSTRNLASKALGATAAGDGVNLDKLIDDTEASGWAALGAPVAGRSVRVDLAGTEPQRVGRVQLSALLRPAIDPDADPGTQSRFTAVRQFEVLACTSASGANCDSAASYRKVFTSPANAFPANGPRPTASDLTLRSFHIPPTKATHLMVRVLTNQCTGAPEYAGSQHNDPRSTSDCATGNPAAAQAVRIAEFQAFRN